The region ATTCATGGGAGTGATCATTATTACGATTCgctttttgtttctttgtttggaATGGATAAATAAGATAGGTTGGATGCAGTATGGTCACACTACACCAAATACatgcgagggaaatagtattttcaGACGTTGCAGAACCTGTTCACCGTGAACAAGTGAAAGTCGAAATGCAAAACAAACTTCTCCTAGTGTTTGCGTGGATATTTAGCGTGGGGAATTTGAAACTTACCTGGAAACATTATTTTTTCCTCAAACTTTGAAACTAAATACTTTCTCACGATCTATCGACGTGTTGTCGTGCCCAATTCTAGACTATGTTGTTGACGCAAACCTTCCAACGAAAGCTAACTTCAGCAACAGAACTTTACAAATATTCCATGATTTATACTATTTATAGTGGAAACCCCGAGCCTCCATAGCTCatgctgcagcgcgccggcctctcaccgctggggtccatggttcaaatccctatcactccatgtgagatttgtgctgaacaaagcggaggcgagataggtttttctccgggtactccggttttccctgttatctttaattccaacaacactctgcttttcatctgtcagtcattaatcattgcctcgaaggagtgcaacaagcttcgtcagccgacacagttcctatcctcgccgctaggtggggtttcaattattccattcctgaccaggtcgaatgactcgaaacaggctgtggattttcatagtggAAACCCCATTTAGCTGGAATACTATGTATGCAAGTTTGAAAATAATTTGAAAGGCAGTTGTTCTCATGAATGTTGACGAATACttgtgaaatatataaataaaaagaaCACACTCGGCGGTCGGGAAGCTTACACCGTAATTCATACTTGCTTCTTTTTTTTACTGATCCTCCAGTTCAACATGTAAACAAGAAATGTTTAATTGGAGTCTTATACAAGTCATTTCCATCACCAAACAAATCATTGTTTCGTGTTGACTCCAAACGCAAAGTTATTACATAATTCTGTTTTCTACCaagtgtttttaaaaatatatttcattatgaATGAAGTATTCTCTCGGATTTAGACGCAGGTTTTTTCAAATAAGACTTATACTGTATTCTTCAATGTTCAAAGttatatttttctgaaaataaGTCCCTTCAGACATATTTTCACGAGACTGATTCTACCAATCTTAATGGGTTCTTTCACATCAAGATGAAGAATTCTTCTACATGACTAATTtttataaaacaattaaaataattatgtgTAAATCATTTGTCTTTTTCACCATTTTATCAGTTTACTATATTTTAATTTGAGGCTCAAGAAttaatgaagggcgaaacatgtaccatattttcATGATAATCATTTAAAGTTTGATAGATATAATTTGTATTGGCTAAGGTGGATGTTTCTAATTTTTCAAAGGAATTTTATGTGACGACAAACTATAAGTTTAAGGAGCTGAAGAATCGAACGAAAATAGTGATATAGAAAGTGGTGTGAtgaaaggaaagacaagaaagtcATGTAAAATGTGCGAAAAGCCGATGGATGGAAATCTGCACTGCGAGACTTTGCATGGACTGTGACCACAATTGAGCATTGCTGTATGGGAAGGGGATTTTCTTTAGGTAAAATTCATCAGTTATATTTAGTTTGTTCTCTTATTTCTAATTCATGTATTGAACTAAATATTTTTAGTTTTAGTTATTTCAGAATCTTTAACTAAAGAAAGCAGCATTTCTGTATAATGCAAATAATAGCAAATCTATTTTGTGCTCTTCTTAAGGATAGTCAGAGAATGTTTTTGTGGGGATTTATTTTATAATTAGTAATTATGAATAAAGGTTGTGTTAAAGATCATTTTTCGTTGTTATTTAACTCCTAACGTAGATATAAAACAGTAAACATTATGATGGTCATTTTGACTTACACCACATCACTTGACGTTATATAAAGCCTGTTGTCCATCATCAAATTCAAGATTTTACAACATTTTTCAATACTTCCCGAGTTTACTTGCTAAATCGCTTGCAATAATTGCCTCAGTtatcgaatgtcaggctgataaaactgatAGGTCATAAGTTACGAGTTATGGGTCCCAGaggtagctctctagttaggtctatacgcatagagtatagcagccatcttgcatggcAGCCGGTGGCTCAGTTTTCGAATGTCAGGTTGATAAAACTAATAATATGACATAAGTTACAAGTTgcgagcccctgaggcagctctgtagagttaggcctataagaacaatgtatcaccattacctcttggtccatctccttaaagttagtcccataagagcccatgtatagcggccatcttgcgcattagcccatGGGCCAACTCTCTCTTATTATAACTACTAATATCACAAGGAAGTGGACAACTTATATGTTTTTTTTAATGCACGTTAACTTATAAGTAAACCTGAGTAAATTTAATAGACCTCTAACATAACCTCTGCACACGATGTTTATTTTTTTCCTATGTACATTATGTTTTATTGAGTGtttctctttatttttttttttttttgctaggggctttacgtcgcgccgacacagataggtcttatggcgacgatgggataggaaaggcctaggagttggaaggaagcggccgtggccttaattaaggtacagccccagcatttgcctggtgtgaaaatgggaaaccacggaaaaccatcttcagggctgccgatagtgggattcgaacctactatctcccggatgcaagctcacagccgcgcgcctctacacgcacggccaactcgcccggttctctttatttttaagaatatatctCATTGCTAGTCCAGAACCACAACTGGTGTATGCCTTTCCTTCATGTAAAAACAAAATGCTATCTAACATTGccaaatcatttcaaatattttcaaaccttcAGCAaagttgaacaatctttgacaagatttgaccatTATTCTTGTGAAGCATTGCATTGAAAGAAACCTTTGATAGTGTACAACAAGCATAAACCCACCACACCAGTTGAAGGTTCTGTTAAGTCATCCTGAGGATGCTGTTGGTTGAAGTCGTTTTTGTCCTTTAAGGTGCATATTCGCCAGATTATCCGACCTTTTTATCAAGGAGATAATGAAGAAGTCTATAGACATACGAAGAATCACACGAGGAAATTATCACTAGTAAATTGAAGAAAAGGGGATAATAAAAGAGGAGGAGGTAGGTAAGGACACACCGGGCCCCGGAAAGAGACAGAATGTACTGGCCTTCAATGTCCAAAGCGTCTAAAACTTATCAACAGTAACGGAACATTGACTGTTATTATTTGAAGCGTGTTATTTTTCTTCTGGTGCTACTCATCTACGCTTGATAGCACTATTGTTAGTGTATCAAAGAGTAAACCGTTAACAACGAGTAAAGTTATTAATGAAAGGAAAGGAACTTGTTAACAATGGAAGGCTTCGATTTGGAAAAATATTCAACAAGAGAATTTCACTTGATGTAACTAGGAACGTTTATTACATAACAAACAGTATAAAACAAGGATACAAAACAGATTTGAAGACTATACAAGGattgaaaaaaaaacaaacaaaaacattaacaaATAACAGATAAAGAGCGAAGAGATAATATCAAAAGGCCAAGAAGATCACAGATCCTTATCCAATAAAAGAAAAAGGTTATTTATTAACAATAAAAAACTGTCGGTCTTGATGGCTGACTGCGGGATATGCGCCTCTCTGCATATCGAGAACTTGGTAATGTTTTCAGTTACCGTACTAAATATCATTGAAGTCGTGCGGTGGTACGTACATAGCTCCTTGCTAAGCTGTGCAAACGCAGAGCGTGGCAAGGAGACATTTTGTGTCGGATAACTAACAATATTATTTTGAGGTTAAGTTAGACGTTCTCCCATTGCGATCCATATTTTGTACTGGTACAATGAGAGAAAGACTAACAGAGTCGTAGAAATATTAATGCCACACAAAATATTTTATAATCACGATGAAGATGTTGGTAGATACCAATTAGAACGTTTCAATTCCATTTGCACAATAATGACGAAAATGTTGAAGTCTATTTTTTTTAAGGTTATCTAATCAACAGTCATCTTAGTTCTAAACTTATATATCACAAAAGTGAAAACTATTCATTTTGGTAAAGCAATCACTATGAAACGGAGCACAAGTCGAATAGGCATCATTACCTTTAAAGCCGACTCAAAAACTGTTTATATACTAGATCCAACCATGAGGTTTGAACTGAGTTCAGACCAGCCACAGGAGGTAGATAatgagaagaaagttatctacgaACCCAAAGGGTTCTACTATAAAAACAAGTACAACCTTGAATGTATTGAGGTAATGGGACTGATGATGGGTGCTCGTGGAACGATACCGAGCTTTTTTGTAAAGACCTGTAAAATGCTAGGCATCCCTAATAATACCATAAAAGGTACTGCAATTTCGGCAGCTAAGGGATCTGTCGCGATTTTACGAAATCACTTAATATGCTACATAATAATGTGTTATTATTCTTAATCTCTTCCATTATTTTCCTATCTTTTATCAGCAATAATATAACCATGTTTTGTGTCTTTGTTATGCTTTAAAAAGTTCTTAAAACATGCGAAAAAGGATTTGCTCTATGATGAAGAATCCGTAAAAATTTTAGGTTTAAGAAAAGGAAGCAGAATGGTACACATTTTTAATAAACGGATAGTGTAATTGGAAGAGAATATCCAAAATCTAACTATGTACGTTTTTATGTCCGCTTTTTTTAACGATTCCTGCTTCAACCTATAGTTGGGCTTCATAATTGGTCATAGAGCAGAGAATTGTGTATCTACTAGACGTGCTTTGAGTGGCATTCGATCTCTATCTTGTTAACTACGGTAGCCAAACTTGAGGGTTATCGGTATTGTGTTAAGACTTGTGTGGCAAAAATACTTATCTAAATCTTTTTGATATGCAAGTAGGCGTACATCCCTTTAGGATCAGTTTCAGCGGTAAGTCGTGTCATATAAGGGCCGGCCTGAGTTTTCTTGGATACGTCTGACGAGGTTTTCGGGACTGGAATGGTTTTATGCGACGACAGCTGCTGCCTTGACTAGGGGTGCTGCTGCGGCTACAACTGGCAGATCCCTTTGGACGACCGCGTTGAAACCGTTGATGGGGTCGGCGTAGTAGTTGACAGTACGACGAACACCATCGGGTTCAATGAGGCTGTAGCTTCCCTTGACGATACCACCATCGCGGGTCTCCTCCTGAGCTTTGGAGTCTCCGGTCAGAGCATCCTGGACAGTGTAGGCGAACTGGTACTGTGGGTAGCTGTCAGCGTAGACGGGGGCAGCAGCAACAGCCAAGGGAGCAGCTCTCACCAGAGGTGCAGCTGGGAGACCGGTGTAGGCGACAGGGGCAGCGGCTAGAGCTGCTGGAGCAATAACTCCAGCCCTCGCTACCGCCACCAAGCAGGCCACAGATACGACTACCTGGAGGAAACAGAATGGCCAACATCAGGAAGAGAAATTCACATAcagatataaaataagagttttgtctgcacattgctcagaatttaaaaacaatgttatttCTGCAGCAGTCGTGTCTGTATgaacgcgcatcacaagaaaatggcggaagaaaatttaatgaagatCGATATCgatcatgatgatggtgatgcttgttgtttaaaggagcctaacatctaggtcatcgggccctaatggtaagaaatgccatgacaatttaaaagtccaaaattcatccagtgactagaattcaaaacgtgatgatgaagtaTGAAAGGATAAAATATGAAATTGAAAcaatcagcggagccaactcacaatactgaaagttaaaaataattccaaaatcgatctaCTGACTGGAATTCAAAAAATATGATGAGGAACAatggttatgaacttaaaacaataagtggatccgacccgcaatgcctcaccttcctagaaactatattgaaaaattagtattactaaccaagctctgcttccaaagcacaatcctgaatcgatgaagcttgttgtctaaagggggtcatatccaggtcaacggtccctcataattgccgtactaatcaaaggtagcgtaaactcacggtgttccaaacattacagtactactcacaagtattgtacgtcgtacaggtaacgcagacctatgatgtttctcacataatggcggcactcgtaggcaatgcaaacgcatggtgcacctcacataggtgtactaatcacagggactcgtactatccctcgtgtttctcacatagtcggtactaatcacgggcaacacgGACCAacagtgccgctcatatagtggtactaatcacaggcaacgtaagcccgtgatgttccgcatatattggtgctaatcacaggtaccggaaaccaacagtgaaccgctctctgctgcttctaatcataaacctattgtgtacctaacatagtggtacttctcgcaagtaaaggcgacccatgtctTTCCTCGcctgatggtactgatcacaagtagtttcatggttccaattcaatcatcccttgaccgagctcgattgctgcagtcgcttaggtgcggccagtatccagtattcgggagatagagggttcgagccccactctcggtagccctgaagatggttttccggggtttctcatcttcacaccaggcaaatgctggggctgtatcttaatcaagaccacggacgcttccttccccctcctagccctttcctgtccattgtcgccgtaagacctatctgtgtcggtgcgacgtaaagcaaattaaaaaaaatatcatcccttggtagccccatttagtcacctatttcgacaggcaggggataccgtgggtgtatgctTCGTCAACGTCCTCCCACCCAACAACGAAATGTACTTTCTATCTGTATGTACGCGATCACGAGAAAATGGcgggagagaatttaatgaaaatcgatatctGAAGTGTGGGATAGAGCAactacaaactaggctataaagaattttattcacgcttgttgaaatggtagattaggggaaggcacctaaaattcaatttttatatacctacgttattggtcctattgaaaagtactacataaaaaaacagttatagagaatacaatttcctattgtttcagtcttatacagttttatcctaccgactatgataatagaattcatgaatttagacttttgatGCGTagaccatatcaacgccgagcattgctcaCAGGGAAATATTGTTCTATCGTGTTAACTAGCGATGTTAGCGATgctttttgtcatgattgtcttaaagtgTAAAACGCATGATCAACAGTCCATATCGGCGACTATTGTGAAGTTGATTATAGAAACTTTGCAAAAtggtgaaggaacgatcgcttgaagaatgagACACGAGGGAGTCACGAAAGAGGGGAGGTCTCTCTATACCAGGGCCCCTCAGGGtgcgtgcacggtgcaaaagacgacttcgcttggttgaccagagtgcagacccccactcctcgatttggagcaatagcgctgtctctctcttttcccacgcctgtctcgctggctccgcctgtctccctcttcttcacttgctccgtagagcgttggtccgagccgagtgggaccgatgcactgtgcacaggaactctgcgcctcagtttgcacgcgtgagattttgggcgtttgagaggccctgctctatacgtTAGATGTCTCAATAcctcagaatcggaagaaaactaaatgtgaattcctgattacattgaacattgttgtgatgtgattcgtCTTTtgtgctgccacttatctccgatagatgggattacggctgcgttccgagtaaaacagcatgcctgaatattggtagAAAGTAGCTGCGGAGTTAAATAACTCCGCACTTGCTACATGATTGTCCCGTTAACGACAGGTACTACATACTACATCTAGCATACGGATAACGCAGGAAAATTTACTCTCCGATGGAATGTCAGCTCTCAAGAGATTTCTTTCATCCATTGGTGCGTCTGAGTTGTCAAAAAACTTGAGATTCAACGTAAACAAAGTATAACCATGTGCGTATAGTGGTgcatagaggtgtgacaaacggctatttttgtgtaactgctacatttgccactgctacaataaagtaactgtgaacagtaacagttaaaaataatgtCCAACGTTACTCGCCTTTTATTGGTCACACTCTAGTTACGGTTTCAAGCTTGTCTCCTCAgagcacatgcgcgcacgcatcactatactgttgaaagtcggtgcagcaaaacatgcattcctgtttgctataaagttaacgagagggaGACAACGGATGGattgagaagacaacatagcgtcttttctgaaatccaGAGAAATGAGTTTGACAAtgtcccgatcaaggatagaagacaagaaaacatgatgatctgtctgccgaACCTGGACACAAACCGCTAAAGAGGATCGattaataaattgaagtaatgttatgttatctataatatcaatatggaaagttaacaTACTAACTtctttatggtacaagaaaaaattATACCGCTGAAACtgataataatattgtaatgtaggtagctctgcgcgatgtctgagtcaccGATTACCCccgagcagttgaatatgtcataacagtttacactttagttaccagatgaacAGCAGCAACTTATGTataatacgaggtgtgttcaaaaaaaaaaGAGCGAACtctggctagaaaaactttattatgtagcttacatcatttcacagactgcccccttcaaaatagtcccctgcactatcaacagcgtgttgccaacgtttcttccacttttggaatgcttcctggaatgcactttcttttatggcgcgaagttgcctcgtcgcattctccttgatctcttcaatgtcttggaaacgatgtcctttcaaggtggttttcaatttggggaataagagaaagtctgacaatgcctttccaataaaacaacacaatcagcatcaccttgatgtttgaacgactcattcgtgctttcttcggtcgaggagaacctttccccacccactgtgatgattgccttttggtttcgacatcgtaaccgtacacccacgtctcatctccagtgtttccacaaacgttttcccaactttgaagccgaacttcacgcacacgcgttgttcctcaagctgtttcattatagaattcgacgaacatgtgacacacgcaatcacttcagaggctctaactcaactgataatgcaggcaatggaatgtggaaagcagcggtctgttgtcagaagttgccgctaggcg is a window of Anabrus simplex isolate iqAnaSimp1 chromosome 13, ASM4041472v1, whole genome shotgun sequence DNA encoding:
- the LOC136884722 gene encoding larval cuticle protein A2B; the protein is MSLLQVVVSVACLVAVARAGVIAPAALAAAPVAYTGLPAAPLVRAAPLAVAAAPVYADSYPQYQFAYTVQDALTGDSKAQEETRDGGIVKGSYSLIEPDGVRRTVNYYADPINGFNAVVQRDLPVVAAAAPLVKAAAVVA